The Caulifigura coniformis genome includes a region encoding these proteins:
- the pepT gene encoding peptidase T, with product MPTLLERFLRYVRIDTQSDESSETSPSTLKQLDLCRLLAEECKSLGLEDVCIADNGIVMATIPKTVAHDAPMIVWNSHVDTSPEFSGTNVKPVLHWNYDGADIVLPGDRSRVIRVKENPELASLVGTTVITTDGTTLLGGDDKAGIAVIMAAAEELMADRTIPHGPVRVLFTVDEEIGRGIKGLDFQKLGGVCGYTLDSGGSARIDGETFSADGATVTVTGINTHPSVGKGAMVNAIRILSEFVAQLPVDHLSPETTDGREGFIHPYVIEGGVARASLRLILRDFDTPKLADYAALLEGIADPLRRKYPRATIEVATRKQYRNMRDGMEKEPRAIPKAVEAVKAAGLEPIMDIIRGGTDGALMTEAGLPCPNLSCGQHNPHSPLEWASLDEMEKAVKVLVQLAIAWGKERG from the coding sequence GTGCCCACGCTCCTTGAACGCTTCCTGCGATACGTCCGCATCGATACCCAGTCCGATGAATCGAGCGAAACGTCGCCGAGCACGCTCAAGCAGCTCGATCTCTGCCGGCTGCTGGCCGAAGAATGCAAGTCCCTTGGCCTCGAAGACGTTTGCATCGCGGACAACGGGATCGTGATGGCGACGATTCCGAAGACGGTTGCTCATGACGCGCCGATGATCGTGTGGAACTCGCACGTCGATACTTCACCCGAGTTCTCCGGAACGAACGTCAAACCGGTGCTGCACTGGAACTACGACGGCGCCGACATCGTGCTCCCGGGCGACCGGAGCCGCGTCATCCGCGTGAAAGAGAACCCCGAACTCGCCTCGCTCGTCGGAACGACAGTGATCACCACCGACGGAACCACGCTCCTCGGCGGCGACGATAAGGCCGGAATCGCTGTCATCATGGCCGCGGCCGAAGAACTGATGGCCGACCGTACGATTCCCCATGGCCCTGTGCGGGTGCTGTTCACCGTCGATGAGGAGATCGGGCGGGGGATCAAGGGACTCGATTTCCAGAAACTCGGCGGGGTGTGCGGCTACACGCTCGACTCGGGCGGCAGCGCGCGGATTGATGGAGAGACATTCTCCGCAGACGGCGCGACGGTCACGGTCACCGGCATCAACACGCATCCTTCAGTCGGAAAGGGGGCGATGGTCAATGCGATCCGGATCCTGTCGGAGTTCGTGGCGCAGCTTCCGGTCGACCATCTCTCGCCGGAGACCACGGACGGGCGGGAGGGTTTCATTCATCCCTACGTCATCGAGGGGGGGGTGGCCAGGGCGTCTCTGCGGTTGATCCTGCGTGACTTCGATACGCCGAAGCTGGCGGACTACGCGGCGCTGCTGGAAGGAATCGCCGACCCGCTCCGGCGGAAGTATCCGAGGGCGACCATTGAAGTGGCAACACGCAAGCAATACCGCAACATGCGGGACGGGATGGAGAAAGAGCCGCGCGCCATTCCCAAGGCCGTCGAGGCCGTCAAGGCGGCGGGCCTCGAGCCGATTATGGACATCATTCGCGGAGGGACAGACGGCGCGCTGATGACTGAAGCCGGGCTCCCCTGCCCCAACCTGTCCTGCGGTCAGCACAATCCTCATTCTCCGCTCGAATGGGCAAGCCTCGACGAGATGGAGAAGGCGGTCAAGGTGCTTGTGCAACTGGCGATCGCGTGGGGCAAGGAGCGAGGCTGA
- a CDS encoding sulfatase has translation MSVRFAVLAFLLLAGPALAADPPRPNVVFILADDLGYTDVACFGSKYYETPNIDRLAAQGLRYTHGYTCGPNCQPTRAALMTGQYGPRTGIYTVGSTDRFDTTSRPLVPVPNVVDLDLAKTTVAESMKKAGYATAMFGKWHLGQRDGYHPSQQGFDEAIVSAGKHFNFNTSPKVDVPEGAYLADFLTDKAVDFIERNRTKPFFLYLPHYGVHSPYQAKEDIIARFKDKAAVGGHHDPTYAAMIASVDESVGRVVAKIDELGLGKNTLIIFSSDNGGVGGYSRAGVFKNTGKGEITDNAPLRGGKGMLYEGGVRVPWVVRWTDTIKPGSASTQPILSVDLHPTLLELSGGVAPDNQPLDGVSLVASLKSGGEKPLGREDLFWHFPGYLGAAGNSWRTTPASAIRHGDYKLIEFFEDGRLELYDVVKDAGQEKDLAKEKPDMVKDLHARLVAWRESVNAPIPEKRDDSTKAPAAPKKKGKGKKAAKAA, from the coding sequence ATGTCCGTTCGCTTCGCCGTACTCGCGTTTCTGCTGCTGGCCGGTCCGGCCCTGGCCGCTGATCCCCCGCGCCCGAATGTCGTGTTCATCCTCGCAGACGACCTTGGATATACCGACGTCGCCTGCTTCGGGAGCAAGTACTACGAGACGCCGAATATCGATCGCCTCGCCGCGCAAGGCCTGCGATACACCCATGGGTACACCTGCGGGCCAAACTGTCAGCCGACGCGGGCGGCGCTGATGACGGGCCAGTATGGCCCGCGGACAGGCATCTACACCGTCGGCAGCACGGACCGGTTCGACACCACCTCGCGGCCTCTCGTTCCGGTTCCCAACGTGGTGGACCTGGATCTCGCGAAAACGACGGTCGCGGAATCGATGAAGAAGGCGGGCTACGCGACGGCCATGTTCGGAAAATGGCATCTCGGACAGCGCGACGGCTACCACCCGTCACAACAGGGCTTCGACGAAGCAATCGTCAGCGCAGGCAAGCATTTCAATTTCAACACGAGTCCGAAAGTCGACGTGCCCGAAGGGGCCTACCTTGCGGACTTTCTCACGGACAAGGCGGTCGACTTCATCGAACGGAACAGGACGAAGCCGTTCTTCCTCTACCTGCCGCACTACGGAGTGCATTCTCCATACCAGGCCAAGGAAGACATCATCGCCCGATTCAAAGACAAGGCGGCGGTCGGAGGCCACCACGATCCAACCTATGCGGCGATGATTGCCAGCGTCGATGAAAGCGTCGGCCGCGTGGTCGCGAAGATCGATGAACTGGGCCTTGGAAAGAACACGCTGATCATCTTCTCGAGCGATAACGGCGGTGTCGGCGGCTATTCCAGGGCCGGGGTGTTCAAGAATACGGGCAAGGGCGAGATCACGGACAATGCTCCGCTGCGGGGCGGAAAGGGAATGCTGTACGAGGGGGGCGTGCGGGTGCCCTGGGTCGTCCGGTGGACCGACACGATCAAGCCGGGCTCGGCCTCAACGCAGCCAATCCTGAGCGTCGACCTGCATCCGACGCTGCTTGAATTGAGCGGCGGCGTGGCGCCCGACAACCAGCCGCTGGATGGCGTCAGCCTTGTCGCGAGTCTGAAGTCGGGCGGCGAGAAGCCACTGGGCCGCGAAGACCTGTTCTGGCATTTCCCGGGATACCTGGGCGCGGCGGGAAACAGCTGGCGGACGACTCCGGCGAGCGCGATCCGGCATGGCGACTACAAGCTGATCGAGTTCTTCGAAGATGGTCGGCTCGAACTGTACGACGTCGTCAAGGACGCGGGGCAGGAGAAGGATCTTGCAAAAGAGAAGCCGGACATGGTGAAGGACCTGCATGCCCGACTCGTGGCGTGGCGGGAATCGGTCAACGCTCCGATTCCGGAGAAGCGTGACGACTCGACAAAGGCCCCGGCCGCTCCAAAGAAAAAGGGGAAAGGAAAGAAGGCTGCCAAGGCCGCGTAA
- a CDS encoding BamA/TamA family outer membrane protein produces MPDAASQPMVLSLDDSDDPNAPATAGDFLSPPAAERLPSDVEDLPVSRELLDKPLVAIEIEGNVTIPEYAIEPHIRCRPKRTASVHQVEEDVNALARTRLFFNINPVIRMTDAGPVLVFKVIERPILNSVDFLGNEHVKDRELEAHLGLMKGHAFDVATNKECVERIRSIYRDKGYRHAEVVLQKGGNPTDRDVVFAIKEGAKSKVWGISFEGNEDYSDAILKVRLETKRVILWWLGGDYDPYKVESDAYTVTKYYNDLGYFDAKVTPEVREEEEKGKVYIVFKVHEGVRYQVRNIEVQGNAVVPRNALFAKQHLKPSDMFNARFLRKDVEHMKGKYDELGRLFAKVQPTPRFLEQPGHVDIVYQIDEDQPYRIGSINVHVRGDHPHSQEYVVRNQVNPFLKPGRLASGEDVRLARNRLQGSAFWDKAEPPNIDVVKANAEIYRPHRSIALGQSVEDESPLDEFLADYEPSPWLDSRPRTAAFPPETTGGSIRIDATPGIAPAGHTPAANAAAGHSVAPANPMSSVGRPQPQVPPQSSVPRRPSAQFASVQPASAVGRQPTGVEQAVALSTTETRTAFRRQQEIYSIDPEAIFSLGDEDLMVVRAQSPHDVARGQSIDQYGQQVPQNYFGGVSPQGDPFGDSFSRPPGEPGFVDVNIDVTEGRTGRLMFGVGVNSDAGLIGQFTIQEDNFDILRPPRSWADIVNGQAFRGRGQSFRLEAMPGNQVSRYLASWQDPFFMQTDYSLGVSGFYYNRFYNEWTEDRLGGRISVGRLLSRYWSFNTALRLENVDIRDFNLPAPQDLIDVKGDNFLSTAEVKLAHDSRDSAFMPTYGHLWDVSYEQGFGEFIYPRLETSFSQYFTTYERPDGFGKHILSFRTQLGWTGDNTPIFERYYAGGYSSFRGFAFRGVTPRDTGDRVGGNFMSLSSLEYMLPITADDNIRVVGFTDFGTVEENVTLKHFRLSVGFGFRLTIPAMGPAPIALDFAVPLMDEEEDNRRLFSFYVGFTN; encoded by the coding sequence ATGCCCGATGCGGCCAGCCAGCCGATGGTGCTGTCGCTCGACGACTCTGACGATCCGAATGCTCCTGCGACGGCCGGCGATTTCCTGAGCCCGCCCGCAGCAGAGCGACTCCCCTCCGATGTGGAAGATCTCCCCGTCAGCCGGGAACTTCTCGACAAGCCTCTCGTCGCCATCGAGATCGAGGGGAACGTAACGATCCCCGAATACGCGATCGAACCGCATATCCGCTGCCGCCCCAAGCGGACGGCCTCCGTTCACCAGGTCGAAGAAGACGTCAACGCGCTCGCCCGCACGCGTCTGTTCTTCAATATCAATCCCGTCATCCGGATGACGGACGCCGGCCCGGTCCTCGTTTTCAAGGTCATCGAACGCCCGATCCTCAACTCGGTCGATTTCCTCGGGAACGAACACGTCAAGGACCGCGAACTCGAAGCCCATCTCGGACTGATGAAGGGGCACGCCTTCGACGTTGCGACCAACAAGGAATGCGTCGAACGCATCCGGTCGATCTACCGCGACAAGGGATACCGCCACGCCGAAGTCGTCCTCCAGAAAGGCGGCAACCCGACCGACCGCGACGTCGTCTTCGCCATCAAGGAAGGCGCCAAGAGCAAGGTCTGGGGCATCTCGTTCGAAGGCAACGAGGACTACAGCGACGCGATTCTCAAGGTGAGGCTCGAGACCAAGCGGGTCATCCTCTGGTGGCTCGGTGGCGACTACGATCCCTACAAAGTTGAATCCGATGCGTACACGGTAACGAAATACTACAACGACCTTGGTTACTTTGACGCGAAGGTCACTCCGGAGGTCCGCGAGGAAGAAGAAAAAGGGAAGGTCTACATCGTCTTCAAGGTGCACGAAGGCGTGCGCTACCAGGTGCGGAACATCGAAGTGCAGGGGAACGCCGTCGTTCCCCGCAACGCCCTGTTCGCGAAACAGCACCTGAAGCCCAGCGACATGTTCAATGCTCGATTCCTGAGAAAGGACGTCGAGCACATGAAGGGCAAGTACGACGAACTCGGACGACTCTTCGCGAAGGTTCAGCCCACGCCCCGGTTCCTCGAGCAGCCCGGGCATGTCGACATCGTCTACCAGATCGATGAAGACCAGCCCTACCGCATCGGCTCGATCAACGTCCACGTCCGCGGCGACCATCCCCATTCGCAGGAGTACGTCGTCCGCAACCAGGTGAACCCGTTCCTGAAGCCGGGCCGGCTCGCCAGCGGAGAAGACGTCCGACTCGCTCGCAACCGCCTTCAGGGAAGCGCGTTCTGGGACAAGGCCGAGCCGCCGAACATCGACGTCGTCAAGGCGAACGCCGAAATCTATCGCCCGCATCGCTCCATCGCGCTTGGCCAGAGCGTCGAAGACGAATCGCCTCTCGACGAGTTTCTCGCCGACTACGAACCATCTCCGTGGCTCGATTCCCGTCCGCGGACCGCGGCGTTCCCTCCCGAGACGACGGGGGGAAGCATCCGCATTGATGCCACTCCCGGCATCGCCCCCGCCGGACACACGCCCGCTGCCAATGCCGCGGCCGGGCACTCCGTCGCGCCGGCGAATCCCATGTCGTCCGTCGGTCGTCCGCAGCCCCAGGTCCCGCCGCAGTCGAGCGTCCCCCGCCGGCCCTCGGCGCAGTTCGCCAGCGTTCAACCCGCCTCGGCCGTTGGCCGCCAGCCCACCGGCGTTGAGCAGGCGGTCGCCCTCAGCACGACCGAAACGCGAACCGCGTTCCGGCGGCAGCAGGAAATCTACTCGATCGATCCCGAAGCCATCTTTTCGCTCGGCGACGAAGACCTCATGGTCGTCCGGGCCCAGTCGCCCCATGACGTCGCCCGCGGCCAGAGCATCGATCAGTACGGCCAGCAGGTTCCCCAGAACTATTTCGGCGGAGTTTCGCCGCAGGGCGATCCGTTCGGCGATTCCTTCAGCCGTCCGCCCGGCGAGCCCGGCTTCGTCGATGTGAACATCGACGTCACCGAAGGCCGTACCGGACGCCTGATGTTCGGCGTCGGCGTGAACAGCGACGCCGGTCTGATCGGCCAGTTCACCATCCAGGAAGACAACTTCGACATCCTCCGTCCGCCGCGCTCGTGGGCCGATATCGTCAACGGCCAGGCGTTCCGTGGTCGTGGCCAGAGCTTCCGCCTCGAAGCGATGCCGGGCAACCAGGTCAGCCGGTATCTCGCCAGCTGGCAGGATCCGTTCTTCATGCAGACGGACTACAGCCTCGGCGTCAGCGGCTTCTACTACAACCGTTTCTACAACGAGTGGACGGAAGACCGGCTCGGTGGACGCATCAGCGTCGGCCGGCTGCTTTCCCGCTACTGGTCGTTCAATACGGCGCTGCGGCTTGAAAACGTCGACATCCGTGATTTCAACCTCCCCGCGCCGCAGGACCTCATCGACGTCAAGGGAGACAACTTCCTGTCGACTGCCGAAGTGAAACTCGCGCACGACAGCCGCGACTCGGCCTTCATGCCGACGTATGGTCACCTGTGGGATGTTTCGTACGAGCAGGGATTCGGCGAGTTCATCTATCCCCGGCTCGAGACGTCGTTCAGCCAGTATTTCACGACCTACGAACGGCCTGACGGTTTCGGAAAGCACATCCTGTCGTTCCGCACGCAACTCGGCTGGACCGGCGACAACACTCCGATCTTCGAACGCTACTACGCCGGCGGTTACTCGTCGTTCCGCGGCTTTGCCTTCCGCGGCGTCACGCCCCGCGACACCGGCGACCGCGTCGGTGGCAACTTCATGTCGCTCAGCAGCCTGGAGTACATGCTGCCCATCACGGCGGATGACAATATCCGCGTGGTCGGGTTCACCGACTTCGGAACCGTCGAAGAGAACGTGACGCTGAAGCACTTCCGCCTGTCGGTCGGCTTCGGCTTCCGCCTCACCATCCCGGCCATGGGCCCGGCGCCCATCGCCCTCGACTTCGCCGTGCCGCTCATGGACGAAGAAGAAGACAACCGCCGCCTCTTCAGCTTCTACGTCGGCTTCACGAACTGA
- a CDS encoding S1C family serine protease, with product MNIAFRSLSALAVLAFTTSARAEVVELKSGQKIEGQVLKETDREVYVDVGVDVVRIPLDRILSRHDSAAEREPTQIEKNDVFSTAKLPVKTVKELAEQFGEGVVLVQTPGGLGSGFIINDRGYCVTNYHVVEKETRISCVLFHKNKTGDFERRKIEDVKIIALNPFFDLALLQIPEQKDFKFTTVFLSDESAPIREGDEVFAIGNPLGLERSVSQGIVSTKNRDFEGIVYIQTTTQINPGNSGGPLFDNRGQVIGVTNMKLLGGEGLNFAIPIAYVKHFLKNRDAFAFDQDNPNSGYRYLDAPRRRNAKAPPKS from the coding sequence ATGAACATCGCGTTCCGTTCCCTGTCAGCCCTCGCCGTCCTGGCGTTCACAACGTCTGCCCGTGCGGAGGTTGTCGAGCTGAAGTCCGGCCAGAAAATCGAAGGGCAGGTGCTCAAGGAGACCGACCGCGAGGTGTATGTCGACGTCGGCGTTGACGTGGTTCGAATTCCGCTGGACCGGATTCTTTCCCGTCACGATTCGGCGGCCGAGCGTGAGCCGACGCAGATCGAGAAGAACGACGTGTTCAGCACAGCGAAGCTGCCGGTGAAGACCGTCAAGGAGCTGGCCGAGCAGTTTGGCGAGGGGGTGGTGCTCGTCCAGACGCCGGGAGGGCTCGGGAGCGGTTTCATCATCAACGACCGCGGTTACTGCGTGACGAACTATCACGTCGTCGAGAAGGAAACCCGCATTTCCTGCGTCCTGTTCCACAAGAACAAGACCGGCGATTTTGAACGCCGCAAGATCGAGGATGTGAAGATCATCGCGCTGAATCCGTTCTTCGACCTGGCGCTGCTGCAGATCCCGGAACAGAAGGACTTCAAGTTCACGACGGTGTTCCTGTCGGATGAGTCGGCCCCGATCCGCGAAGGGGACGAAGTGTTCGCGATCGGCAATCCGCTCGGACTGGAACGTTCGGTTTCGCAGGGAATCGTCAGCACGAAGAACCGCGATTTCGAAGGGATCGTCTATATCCAGACGACGACGCAGATCAATCCGGGCAACAGCGGCGGGCCGCTGTTCGACAATCGCGGGCAGGTGATCGGCGTGACCAACATGAAGCTGCTCGGCGGCGAAGGACTCAACTTCGCAATCCCGATCGCGTACGTGAAGCACTTCCTCAAGAACCGCGATGCCTTCGCCTTCGACCAGGACAATCCGAACTCGGGCTATCGCTACCTGGATGCTCCGCGCCGGCGGAACGCCAAGGCTCCGCCGAAGTCGTGA
- a CDS encoding DoxX family protein, which yields MNAALTVVARLMITAIFLMSAVGNKIPNYSGVVKYMEGEGVPAPQILLAGAIVFLIVGSLSVITGFKARFGAGLLAIFLVAATYYFHDFWNFTGQDQQQQMIQFLKNTGLFGTMLFFMANGTGPASLDNRAKLAAPSTN from the coding sequence ATGAACGCAGCCCTGACCGTCGTCGCCCGCCTGATGATCACCGCCATCTTCCTGATGAGCGCCGTCGGCAACAAAATCCCGAACTACTCCGGCGTCGTGAAATACATGGAAGGAGAAGGCGTTCCCGCACCTCAGATCCTCCTGGCCGGGGCGATCGTGTTCCTGATTGTCGGCAGCCTGTCCGTGATCACCGGCTTCAAGGCCCGCTTCGGCGCCGGCCTGCTTGCCATCTTCCTCGTGGCCGCGACCTACTATTTCCACGATTTCTGGAACTTCACCGGCCAGGACCAGCAGCAACAGATGATCCAGTTCCTGAAAAACACGGGGCTGTTCGGAACCATGCTGTTCTTCATGGCCAATGGCACCGGCCCGGCCAGCCTCGACAACCGGGCAAAGCTCGCTGCGCCGTCGACAAATTGA
- a CDS encoding pirin family protein, with the protein MITRRPAQARGHKNHGWLNANHTFSFGSYYDPQHMQFRALRVMNEDFVSPGKGFGTHPHDNMEIVTYVLEGALEHRDSMGNGEVLRPGEFQRMSAGTGITHSEFNPSKDEPVHLYQIWLLPEKDGITPSYEQKRFPDEGRHNELRLVASRDQAEGSLLIHTDARVYLATIDQGQSVTRPVAAGRYAWLQVLRGSVTLNGQPLETSDGAAIANETSLTIEATTDAEVMLFDLA; encoded by the coding sequence ATGATCACCAGACGCCCTGCCCAGGCCCGCGGACACAAGAACCACGGCTGGCTCAACGCAAACCACACGTTTTCGTTCGGCTCGTACTACGACCCGCAGCACATGCAGTTCCGTGCCCTGCGCGTCATGAACGAGGACTTCGTGTCCCCTGGCAAGGGGTTCGGCACCCACCCGCACGACAACATGGAAATCGTCACCTACGTCCTCGAGGGAGCTCTCGAGCACAGGGACTCCATGGGCAACGGCGAAGTGCTGCGCCCCGGCGAATTCCAGCGGATGTCGGCCGGAACGGGAATCACCCACAGCGAGTTCAACCCCTCGAAGGATGAACCCGTCCACCTGTATCAGATCTGGCTACTGCCGGAAAAAGACGGCATCACGCCCAGCTACGAGCAGAAGCGATTCCCGGACGAAGGACGGCACAACGAACTGCGGCTTGTCGCCTCGCGCGACCAGGCCGAGGGTTCGCTGCTGATCCATACCGACGCCCGCGTGTACCTCGCCACGATCGACCAGGGTCAGTCCGTGACCCGGCCGGTCGCGGCCGGCCGGTACGCGTGGCTGCAGGTCCTGCGTGGAAGCGTGACGCTGAACGGCCAGCCGCTCGAGACGAGCGACGGCGCCGCCATCGCCAACGAAACTTCGCTGACGATCGAAGCGACCACGGACGCCGAAGTGATGCTGTTCGACCTTGCGTAA
- a CDS encoding MarR family winged helix-turn-helix transcriptional regulator, giving the protein MSPSQLQHELRKKRPFDSAEEEANLNIVRTSDQFQNRFGRLFREYGLTSSQYNVLRILRGEGRPMPCAEITERMLQVVPAMTGLLDRLEKQELIVRRRSTDDRRVIFVEPTRKALELLATMDEPVLKLNERLLGHLTKSELRELSRLLEKARKNTELDE; this is encoded by the coding sequence ATGTCACCCAGCCAGCTCCAGCACGAACTTCGCAAGAAACGACCGTTCGACTCGGCCGAAGAGGAGGCCAACCTGAACATCGTTCGTACGAGCGACCAGTTCCAGAACCGCTTCGGACGACTGTTCCGCGAGTACGGACTGACCAGCTCGCAGTACAATGTCCTGCGGATCCTGCGCGGCGAAGGGCGTCCGATGCCGTGTGCGGAAATCACCGAACGCATGCTGCAGGTGGTCCCTGCGATGACGGGATTGCTTGATCGCCTGGAGAAGCAGGAACTGATCGTTCGCCGACGGAGCACGGATGACCGGCGGGTGATTTTCGTCGAGCCGACGCGCAAGGCGCTGGAACTCCTGGCGACCATGGACGAGCCGGTTCTCAAGCTGAACGAGAGGCTTCTGGGGCACCTGACGAAGAGCGAACTGAGGGAATTGAGCCGGCTGCTGGAAAAAGCCCGTAAGAATACGGAACTGGACGAGTAG
- a CDS encoding RrF2 family transcriptional regulator: MRLSRKSDYALRALVTLAEQPGRTISIRELAEVNDVPRRFLEHIMLEMKSKGIVRSIPGRIGGFELAMPPEQVTMGRIVRLFDEMLAPIPCVSGTHYEPCTQENRCRFRRVLLDIRNYTARRMEEASLATLIAMQPVAKKEVFGEYLEGAGI; this comes from the coding sequence ATGCGACTGTCACGTAAATCCGATTACGCTCTCCGGGCCCTCGTCACGCTCGCCGAACAGCCCGGGCGAACCATCTCCATTCGCGAACTCGCCGAAGTCAACGACGTCCCCCGACGGTTCCTCGAGCACATCATGCTCGAAATGAAATCCAAAGGAATCGTCCGCAGCATCCCCGGACGCATCGGCGGCTTCGAACTCGCCATGCCCCCCGAGCAGGTCACCATGGGGCGGATCGTGAGGCTGTTCGACGAAATGCTGGCCCCGATTCCGTGCGTCTCCGGCACCCACTACGAGCCCTGCACCCAGGAAAACCGCTGCCGGTTCCGACGAGTGCTCCTCGATATCCGCAACTACACTGCCCGCCGCATGGAGGAGGCCAGCCTCGCGACGTTGATCGCGATGCAGCCCGTGGCGAAGAAGGAAGTGTTCGGGGAGTACCTGGAAGGGGCGGGGATCTGA
- a CDS encoding dimethylarginine dimethylaminohydrolase family protein — MRSLTSPTILMCPPDHYGIEYEINPWMSRSHKSDAEFARQQWQGLKSLLESLGADIKLLEPVPGLPDLVFTANAGLVFRDTVYLSRFRYPERQRETPIDAAWFQANGFSAKEVTPGDFEGAGDALFVGETLVAGYLVRSDATVHQWLGGQLGCAVLPVQLVNTRYYHLDTCFCPLNASTAIWYPPAFDEYGQKAITACVPKLIEVTDNEAARFACNAVVVGQHVALNSGCPDLETKLKGVGYTAHATPLDEFIKAGGSAKCLTLRLDGEDAAAWRSVVERRA; from the coding sequence ATGCGCTCGCTCACTTCTCCCACGATCCTCATGTGCCCGCCCGATCACTACGGGATCGAGTACGAGATCAATCCGTGGATGAGCCGCAGCCACAAGAGCGATGCCGAGTTCGCGAGGCAGCAGTGGCAGGGCCTGAAATCGCTCCTTGAGTCGCTGGGCGCCGACATCAAACTGCTCGAGCCAGTTCCCGGATTGCCGGACCTTGTGTTCACCGCCAACGCCGGCCTCGTGTTTCGCGACACGGTCTATCTCTCACGCTTCCGCTATCCCGAACGCCAGCGTGAGACGCCGATCGATGCGGCGTGGTTTCAGGCGAACGGTTTCTCTGCGAAGGAAGTCACGCCCGGCGACTTTGAAGGGGCGGGTGACGCGTTGTTCGTCGGCGAAACGCTCGTGGCGGGTTATCTCGTCCGCAGCGACGCGACCGTCCATCAATGGCTCGGCGGCCAGCTTGGCTGCGCGGTTCTGCCTGTGCAGCTCGTCAACACGCGGTACTACCACCTCGACACGTGTTTTTGTCCGCTGAATGCTTCGACGGCCATCTGGTATCCGCCGGCCTTCGATGAATACGGCCAAAAGGCGATCACCGCGTGTGTGCCGAAGTTAATCGAAGTGACTGACAACGAGGCGGCGCGTTTTGCCTGCAACGCCGTTGTCGTCGGGCAGCACGTCGCACTGAACTCCGGGTGTCCTGATCTGGAAACGAAGCTCAAGGGGGTTGGTTACACTGCTCACGCCACGCCGCTCGATGAATTCATCAAGGCGGGCGGCAGTGCCAAGTGCCTGACGCTGCGTCTGGATGGTGAAGATGCTGCCGCTTGGCGATCCGTTGTGGAGCGGCGGGCTTAA
- a CDS encoding ornithine cyclodeaminase: MSQHPHSEEVEVSGHIIDSLLLPKILDQIISLGGEFQIHDVRIGHSRKDPSYARLTISAPSAGKLEEVLKAVGHHGGVPVHPSDCRLEASDMNGAFPEGFYCSTNEESEVRIDGQWIQVDQQEMDCGVVVAPDHRSARCVPMADVKRGELVVIGRQGTRVHPTERGREQHEAFGFMNSTVSSEKPKNVTVREIAAAMKAARDGNGRILVVAGPAVVHTGSRDLFSWMIEQDYVHVLFAGNALATHDIEQTFYGTSLGISMSHGGGTEEGHEHHLRSINRIRRLGSIRNAVDEGVLKAGIMYQCVKKDIPYVLAGSIRDDGPLPDVITDSLAAQAKMRELCQGVTFCLMIATTLHSIAVGNLLPARVKVVCVDINPATVTKLADRGTFQTVGVVTDAEPFLRVLVDELKKS, translated from the coding sequence ATGAGTCAGCACCCGCACAGCGAAGAGGTTGAGGTCTCGGGCCATATCATCGACAGCCTGCTGCTTCCCAAGATCCTCGACCAGATCATCTCCCTGGGAGGGGAGTTCCAGATCCATGACGTGCGGATCGGGCACAGCCGCAAAGACCCGAGCTACGCCCGCCTGACGATCTCCGCTCCCTCCGCCGGCAAGCTGGAAGAGGTCCTGAAAGCCGTCGGACACCACGGCGGGGTGCCGGTCCATCCGTCGGATTGCCGCCTGGAAGCGAGCGACATGAATGGCGCCTTCCCGGAAGGCTTCTATTGCTCGACCAACGAAGAGTCGGAAGTCCGCATCGACGGCCAGTGGATCCAGGTCGATCAGCAGGAAATGGACTGCGGGGTCGTCGTGGCTCCCGATCACAGATCGGCCCGCTGCGTGCCGATGGCGGACGTGAAACGGGGCGAACTCGTCGTCATTGGCCGGCAGGGGACGAGAGTCCATCCGACCGAGCGCGGACGCGAACAGCACGAAGCCTTCGGATTCATGAACAGCACGGTTTCGAGTGAGAAACCGAAGAATGTCACCGTCCGCGAGATTGCGGCCGCGATGAAGGCTGCCCGCGACGGCAACGGCCGGATCCTCGTCGTCGCCGGCCCGGCCGTGGTCCACACCGGCAGCCGCGATCTGTTTTCATGGATGATTGAGCAGGACTATGTCCACGTGCTGTTCGCCGGTAACGCGCTGGCGACGCATGACATCGAGCAGACGTTCTACGGCACGAGCCTGGGCATCTCGATGAGCCACGGTGGCGGCACTGAGGAAGGCCACGAACATCATCTCCGTTCGATCAATCGCATCCGGCGGCTGGGGAGCATCAGGAATGCGGTCGACGAGGGGGTGCTGAAAGCGGGCATCATGTACCAGTGCGTGAAGAAGGACATTCCCTACGTGCTGGCCGGCAGCATCCGCGATGACGGTCCGCTGCCGGACGTGATCACCGATTCCCTCGCCGCCCAGGCGAAGATGAGGGAGCTCTGCCAGGGAGTGACGTTCTGCCTGATGATCGCCACGACGCTGCACTCGATTGCAGTCGGCAACCTGCTGCCAGCCCGGGTGAAGGTGGTCTGCGTCGACATCAACCCGGCGACGGTCACGAAGCTGGCGGACCGGGGAACGTTTCAGACGGTGGGGGTTGTCACCGACGCCGAGCCTTTCCTCCGGGTCCTTGTCGACGAACTCAAGAAATCCTAG